Proteins from a genomic interval of Quercus lobata isolate SW786 chromosome 11, ValleyOak3.0 Primary Assembly, whole genome shotgun sequence:
- the LOC115966677 gene encoding MDIS1-interacting receptor like kinase 2-like has product MAYLLDKKLSAVFEVLLRIAIALIPLSHFAAFAFANSTTSLVSAAAAGDVGKEWKEAEALLNWRASLDNQSQTLLSSWGEGSPCKWVGIRCDKAGSLTGLNLSSFGLIGTLSNLSFSSFPHLLAIDLSWNSLYGNIPDQIGNISKLTLLNLAHNDLSETITSSIGRLSRLSYLDFSSNQLSGRIPSEIGLLRALLSLALDTNSLTGSIPTSIGNLGNLYELDLYDNKLSGSIPTTIGNLTKLINLKLMVNKLSGSIPPEINNLTNLRNLVLGSNEFTGHLSQYICHAGSLVHFSISDNHFTGPIPKGLKNCTTLTRIRLDGNQLVGNITEDFSIYPSLIYMDLSYNNLYGELSSKWGQCQNLTSLKVSNNKISGNIPPELSGATQLVELDLSSNHLMGKIPKELRRLKSLITLLLSDNQISGKIPSEIGMLSRMKNLNLAGNNLSGLIPKELGDCSNLLFLNMSRNILEGSIFSEIGRLNSLENLDLSMNALIGKIPPQLGDLPRLEILNISHNNLSGSIPSTFPDISSLTSIDISYNDLEGPIPNIKAFRDAPNEAFQNNKGLCGNVTGLKACPQMIHNPLHRNYVIIILVPLLGTLFVVFITFQVSHKCSQRVMKIENKLTSTQNDDLFAIWSFDGKMVYENIIEATEEFSSKYCIGLGGYGSVYKVELPTSQVVAVKKLHSLPNGETSNQKAFISEIHALTKIRHRNIFLEGGSLLQLLNNEERAKAFEWIKRVNVIKGVANALAYMHHDCSTPIIHRDISSKNVLLDIEYEAHISDFGIARLLKPDSSNWTTLAGTYGYMAPELAYTMEINTKCDVYSFGVLTLEIIMGKHPGDLILSLSPSTTFTTHNMPLNDLLDKRLSLPTNQVASDLLHIASIAIACLHTSAQSRPTMQQVSQEISTQKARLVKPLQMIKLGEVVTV; this is encoded by the exons ATGGCATACTTGTTAGATAAAAAGCTATCAGCAGTGTTTGAAGTCTTGTTAAGAATTGCAATTGCATTGATTCCCTTATCCCATTTTGCTGCGTTTGCTTTTGCTAACTCCACAACTTCTTTGGTGTCTGCTGCTGCTGCTGGAGACGTAGGAAAGGAATGGAAGGAAGCAGAAGCTCTTCTTAATTGGAGAGCTAGTCTTGACAACCAAAGCCAAACTCTCCTATCTTCTTGGGGTGAAGGCAGCCCCTGCAAATGGGTTGGAATTCGCTGCGACAAGGCAGGAAGTCTCACCGGTCTAAACCTTTCGAGTTTTGGTTTGATAGGTACGCTTTCCAACCTCAGTTTCTCATCCTTTCCCCACCTTCTCGCCATTGATCTATCATGGAATTCTCTTTATGGAAATATTCCTGACCAAATTGGTAACATTTCCAAACTCACCCTTCTCAACTTGGCTCACAATGATCTTTCCGAAACTATTACTTCAAGCATTGGTAGACTTTCTAGACTCTCCTATCTTGATTTTTCTAGCAATCAGCTTTCTGGAAGAATTCCATCCGAGATAGGTCTATTGAGGGCTCTACTTTCCCTTGCATTGGACACAAATAGTCTCACAGGATCCATTCCTACTTCTATAGGAAACTTGGGTAACTTGTATGAGCTTGACCTTTACGACAACAAACTTTCTGGTTCAATTCCAACCACTATTGGAAACTTGACTAAGCTCATCAATTTGAAATTGATGGTGAACAAACTAAGTGGTTCCATTCCACCTGAAATTAATAATCTTACCAATTTGAGAAATTTGGTACTAGGTAGCAACGAATTTACCGGCCATTTATCTCAATATATATGTCATGCTGGATCACTTGTACATTTTTCCATAAGCGATAACCATTTTACAGGTCCTATCCCAAAAGGTTTGAAAAACTGCACCACTCTAACCAGGATTAGGCTTGATGGAAACCAACTAGTGGGAAATATAACTGAGGATTTCAGCATTTACCCGAGCTTGATCTACATGGATTTGAGTTATAATAATCTTTATGGTGAGCTTTCATCAAAGTGGGGGCAGTGCCAAAATTTGACAAGCCTGAAAGTCTCCAACAATAAAATTTCAGGCAATATACCTCCCGAGCTTAGTGGGGCAACTCAGCTAGTTGAGCTTGATCTCTCATCAAATCATCTAATGGGAAAGATTCCAAAGGAACTAAGGCGCCTAAAGTCATTGATCACACTTCTGTTGAGTGATAACCAAATTTCAGGTAAAATTCCTTCAGAAATTGGAATGCTATCTAGGATGAAAAATTTGAACCTAGCGGGAAACAATCTAAGTGGTTTGATTCCCAAAGAACTTGGGGATTGCTCAAATTTACTATTCTTAAATATGAGTAGAAATATACTTGAGGGAAGTATTTTTTCTGAAATAGGTAGACTTAATTCTCTTGAAAATCTTGATCTGAGCATGAACGCCTTGATAGGAAAGATACCACCACAGCTTGGAGACTTGCCACGGTTAGAAATATTGAACATTTCTCACAATAATCTCTCTGGTTCCATCCCATCAACTTTTCCTGATATTTCAAGCTTGACATCTATTGATATATCCTACAATGACCTAGAGGGTCCTATTCCCAACATAAAAGCCTTTCGCGATGCTCCAAATGAAGCATTTCAAAATAACAAGGGCTTGTGCGGTAATGTCACTGGTTTGAAGGCCTGCCCACAAATGATTCATAATCCTTTACATAGAAATTATGTGATAATAATTTTAGTCCCACTTTTGGGCACTTTGTTTGTTGTATTTATCACATTTCAAGTTTCACATAAATGTAGCCAAAGAGTGATGAAGATAGAAAACAAGCTAACAAGCACACAAAATGATGATCTTTTTGCAATATGGAGCTTTGATGGGAAAATGGTTTACGAAAACATCATTGAAGCCACAGAGGAATTCAGTTCCAAATATTGCATTGGACTAGGAGGGTACGGAAGTGTTTACAAAGTTGAGTTGCCAACAAGTCAAGTCGTTGCTGTGAAGAAACTTCACTCACTACCTAATGGTGAGACATCCAATCAAAAAGCCTTCATAAGTGAAATTCATGccttaacaaaaataagacatcggaatatt TTTTTGGAAGGAGGAAGTTTGTTACAGTTACTAAACAATGAGGAACGAGCAAAAGCATTTGAGTGGATTAAGAGAGTGAATGTTATCAAAGGTGTGGCAAATGCTTTAGCTTATATGCACCATGATTGCTCAACTCCTATCATTCATCGTGATATATCAAGTAAGAATGTTTTACTAGATATAGAGTATGAGGCTCATATATCTGACTTTGGCATTGCTAGGCTTTTGAAGCCCGATTCTTCCAACTGGACTACACTTGCTGGCACCTATGGATACATGGCTCCAG aGCTTGCATACACAATGGAAATTAATACAAAATGCGATGTATATAGTTTTGGAGTGCTGACTTTAGAAATAATCATGGGAAAGCATCCAGGAGATCTCATCTTATCTCTATCACCATCAACAACATTTACAACCCATAATATGCCACTGAACGATTTGTTGGACAAACGCCTTTCACTTCCTACAAATCAAGTTGCAAGTGATTTGCTCCACATTGCAAGTATTGCGATTGCTTGCCTGCACACTAGTGCACAATCTCGTCCAACAATGCAACAAGTTTCTCAAGAAATATCTACTCAGAAAGCACGTTTGGTAAAGCCATTGCAGATGATCAAATTAGGTGAAGTGGTGACCGTTTAA